A stretch of Sinimarinibacterium sp. NLF-5-8 DNA encodes these proteins:
- a CDS encoding DNA-binding protein, which produces MKTVILEVASLDDSLAAFSRAWKTGKAESQARISFASPELLWAVLTAKRWELLKVLAGAGVVSIREAARRVGRDVKAVHGDVTALVNAGVLRRADGGIEFPYDAVHVDFMLKAA; this is translated from the coding sequence ATGAAAACCGTCATTCTTGAGGTGGCATCGCTGGATGATTCGCTGGCGGCATTTTCGCGGGCGTGGAAAACCGGCAAGGCCGAGTCGCAGGCGCGCATCAGCTTTGCTTCGCCGGAATTGCTGTGGGCGGTGTTGACGGCCAAGCGGTGGGAGCTGCTCAAGGTTCTGGCGGGCGCGGGCGTGGTGTCGATCCGTGAGGCGGCGCGGCGCGTGGGGCGCGACGTGAAGGCGGTGCATGGCGACGTGACCGCACTGGTGAACGCGGGCGTGCTACGCCGCGCGGATGGCGGCATTGAGTTTCCGTATGACGCCGTGCATGTGGATTTTATGCTCAAGGCGGCTTGA
- a CDS encoding RNA-guided endonuclease TnpB family protein, with amino-acid sequence MIRTYRYRIKDANVIARLSAMAGAVNAVWNFCNQTQKFALRWRKQWPGYATLCALTAGSSKALGLHSQTVQAVCEQYVTARQQHGKPSLRWRASRGKRRSLGWIPFKAAGIKTEGAGIYRYWGLTLKCWHSRDLPDGAKIKTGSICEDATGRWYINLTCEVPDQTVFPSKNAIGIDLGLKALATMSNGDQLPQSRFYRDLQPKLGVAQRARKRARVAAIHRKIRNRRRYALHKATTQLVKDNGLIVVGNINASAIAKTKMAKASLDSSWTSFRDMLRYKAMAHGAIVMEVHEAYTTVTCSVCKNRTGPKGLEGLRIREWTCSECGVTHDRDVNAARNILALGHERLAEGIPAL; translated from the coding sequence ATGATCCGCACCTATCGCTATCGCATCAAGGACGCAAACGTCATCGCGCGTCTGAGCGCGATGGCAGGTGCTGTCAACGCAGTGTGGAATTTCTGTAACCAGACTCAGAAATTCGCATTGCGCTGGCGAAAGCAGTGGCCGGGATACGCAACCCTTTGTGCTCTGACAGCAGGTTCCAGCAAGGCACTCGGTCTGCACTCACAAACCGTGCAGGCCGTCTGTGAGCAGTACGTCACAGCGCGGCAACAACACGGCAAGCCGTCCCTGCGATGGCGTGCCAGTCGTGGGAAACGACGCTCATTGGGCTGGATTCCGTTTAAAGCAGCAGGCATCAAGACCGAAGGCGCTGGCATCTACCGCTACTGGGGACTGACGCTGAAATGCTGGCACTCCCGTGACCTGCCGGATGGCGCAAAAATCAAGACGGGTTCCATCTGTGAAGATGCGACCGGGCGCTGGTACATCAACCTGACGTGTGAGGTGCCAGATCAAACCGTGTTTCCATCCAAGAATGCCATTGGCATTGACCTTGGACTGAAGGCACTTGCCACGATGTCCAACGGCGACCAGTTGCCGCAGTCACGATTCTACCGTGACTTGCAGCCTAAGCTGGGCGTCGCCCAGCGAGCGCGCAAGAGGGCGCGTGTTGCGGCAATCCATCGCAAGATCAGGAACCGCCGCAGGTACGCGCTGCACAAGGCTACAACACAATTGGTCAAAGATAACGGCCTGATCGTCGTCGGCAATATCAATGCCAGCGCCATTGCCAAAACCAAGATGGCAAAAGCGTCACTCGACAGTAGTTGGACTTCATTTAGAGACATGCTCCGTTATAAAGCGATGGCGCACGGAGCAATCGTCATGGAAGTCCATGAAGCGTACACCACCGTAACCTGTAGCGTGTGTAAAAACCGCACAGGCCCGAAGGGTCTGGAAGGTCTACGAATAAGAGAATGGACTTGCAGTGAGTGCGGTGTCACCCACGACCGCGATGTTAATGCGGCCAGGAACATTCTCGCGCTCGGACATGAGCGTCTTGCAGAAGGAATCCCCGCCCTTTAG
- a CDS encoding DUF6516 family protein, protein MKAELLIDRRDPVSADAFVELVLWRVSQPVRASAHHYKYRLAYVVSGVCVLRFDNEAGKGDHKHVGNVEFPIVFSDPDQLVADFKAEITRWNHENRHS, encoded by the coding sequence ATGAAAGCTGAATTGCTCATTGACCGCCGCGATCCAGTTTCCGCAGATGCGTTTGTGGAGCTGGTGCTGTGGCGGGTGTCGCAGCCGGTGCGTGCCAGTGCGCACCACTACAAATACCGGCTGGCCTATGTGGTGAGCGGCGTGTGCGTGCTGCGCTTTGACAACGAGGCAGGCAAGGGCGATCACAAGCATGTGGGCAATGTGGAGTTCCCCATTGTGTTCTCCGATCCCGATCAACTGGTGGCCGATTTCAAGGCCGAAATTACGAGGTGGAACCATGAAAACCGTCATTCTTGA
- a CDS encoding conjugal transfer protein TraG N-terminal domain-containing protein: MSKRGLFCLLLIALFAPVMAFAAPLTPGGGSTAWTIYGFANSSVLNSLLWSVSAFVSSSVFKNLTLFLAMIGFLGAIMTTAMGGGTPARIAGTFLYVMIFLYVGLNVKMNVEIRDQMADFSGGYLGALGGSYPALDVPIVVGLPLAIVSTAGKEITEQIETYFSNPGIPRELLTGGGAFNLAPSLIRASTRVKVADPLLRSTIADFAKNCIVPSIVTGRINAAELIHSEDIWKTLRDVNPAPLTFVYTDQNPAGALTTCGPTASTPSSPPTYLQSARNVHPVAVDANNAIDYINDYVDQAAMGWFKSAGAWSNSAAFSWIEGTLTHAQSYLFGNQFTTPNGGSIRQAAAINIMSPALNSAAMASGQSDMVTAIAVAQAEKGQVTGWATAVNLFQDLSGYIYSILQAFLMGMTPLIIAASFIPGAGKGMLKNYFSIVIWLALWQPVLSIINYIVLLYAQANLGGAMGLAGGGAGGAVNYTMANMGMVDEMTSNFILAAGFLATMTPMITWAIVKGSFAFTEFLSKGMGMAMAQTAGATAASGNISLGNQSFDNVSMMQKQLMASTMTGVAAAQDRMTDGHTQTQMDVGGGANIKTAGGTGSVAARSEQMEKAAQASVQSQAARASAIQSLNNTVSALDSIVHSRNDTSTDGSSAGVQLSTAQQESVKREVNNALDTLEKAGIINSAEAKQAKESMVGVSWDSDRLIKGASQILRGMAKMASGAGEATVGAVAGAVQGAAVPQPGLTSGSASPAVAGGGGGQSLVQRAAGAVTGALGGAKSMMAGGVDMAEGLATLFPKVSFNLKGTSTNSVGQQGDHTQQTSNSDRLVSGGGSQEMAAVTKSFGNILQTVTAAAIQQGHTDASQLAKASQSSDEASAGFEQQQRHEQAAAQHYAVAMSFGFTSQAEATATYNQAYQNYMRQGGAPGIVNQVGNDIVAGRGVAAQTAKQTAGAPDVQGAGSTASAVTGETAHVEPGVGQSRLRLDAMGDVVEQVQVLQEDINGRRVANADDYAKIAESVGDASNEQLIQIGDRLNRDSDFIKWRQEKFGEQMYQGSKSLWTGRPDISMIQEYYKDKAKAAGSTQ; encoded by the coding sequence ATGTCCAAACGCGGTCTATTCTGCCTTCTGCTTATCGCCCTTTTCGCGCCTGTGATGGCCTTTGCCGCGCCTCTGACACCGGGCGGGGGTTCTACTGCCTGGACGATCTACGGGTTTGCCAACAGCTCGGTACTGAACAGCCTGCTCTGGTCAGTCTCGGCTTTTGTGAGTTCCTCGGTTTTCAAGAACCTGACGTTATTCCTGGCAATGATCGGCTTTTTGGGCGCGATCATGACCACCGCGATGGGCGGGGGAACGCCTGCACGGATCGCGGGCACTTTCCTGTACGTCATGATCTTTTTGTATGTGGGCCTCAACGTCAAGATGAACGTCGAGATCAGGGATCAGATGGCTGATTTCAGCGGGGGTTATCTCGGTGCATTGGGCGGCAGCTACCCGGCGCTGGATGTGCCGATTGTCGTCGGCCTGCCGCTGGCGATCGTGTCCACTGCGGGCAAGGAAATCACCGAACAAATCGAGACATACTTTTCTAATCCCGGCATTCCCCGCGAGTTGTTGACGGGTGGTGGCGCGTTCAACCTTGCACCCTCATTGATCCGGGCGTCCACGCGCGTTAAGGTTGCTGATCCATTGCTTCGCTCGACCATTGCTGATTTTGCAAAGAACTGCATTGTGCCGTCGATTGTCACGGGGCGTATCAACGCAGCCGAGCTGATTCATTCCGAGGACATCTGGAAGACATTGAGGGATGTCAATCCGGCCCCGCTGACTTTCGTCTACACCGATCAGAACCCCGCTGGCGCACTGACGACGTGCGGCCCCACGGCCAGCACGCCGAGCAGTCCGCCCACTTATCTGCAATCAGCGCGCAACGTGCATCCCGTGGCGGTCGATGCCAACAACGCAATTGACTACATCAATGACTATGTGGACCAGGCGGCTATGGGCTGGTTCAAGTCGGCGGGCGCATGGAGTAACAGCGCCGCCTTCTCCTGGATTGAGGGGACGTTGACTCACGCGCAAAGCTATCTATTTGGCAATCAATTTACCACGCCTAATGGCGGCAGTATTCGGCAGGCGGCAGCCATCAACATCATGTCTCCTGCGCTGAACAGCGCGGCGATGGCTTCCGGGCAGTCGGATATGGTGACGGCAATTGCAGTTGCGCAGGCGGAAAAGGGGCAGGTGACGGGCTGGGCCACGGCGGTCAATCTGTTCCAGGACTTATCCGGCTACATCTACTCGATCCTTCAAGCCTTTTTGATGGGCATGACGCCGCTGATAATTGCCGCTTCGTTCATACCTGGTGCTGGCAAAGGGATGCTCAAGAATTATTTCAGCATCGTGATCTGGCTGGCGTTATGGCAGCCGGTGTTGTCGATCATCAACTACATCGTTTTACTTTACGCACAGGCCAATCTCGGCGGGGCGATGGGCCTGGCGGGCGGCGGTGCAGGTGGCGCTGTCAACTACACTATGGCGAACATGGGCATGGTTGACGAGATGACCTCAAACTTCATTCTCGCCGCAGGCTTTTTGGCGACGATGACGCCGATGATCACCTGGGCGATTGTCAAGGGCAGCTTTGCCTTCACTGAGTTCTTGTCGAAGGGCATGGGCATGGCGATGGCGCAGACGGCGGGTGCCACTGCCGCCAGCGGCAACATCAGCCTGGGCAACCAGTCGTTTGATAACGTGTCGATGATGCAGAAGCAGCTCATGGCCTCGACGATGACGGGGGTGGCAGCGGCGCAGGATCGGATGACGGATGGGCACACTCAGACGCAGATGGATGTCGGGGGCGGAGCCAACATCAAGACGGCGGGCGGCACCGGCAGTGTCGCCGCCAGAAGTGAACAAATGGAAAAGGCTGCTCAGGCCAGTGTCCAAAGCCAGGCGGCCAGGGCCTCTGCAATTCAATCATTGAATAACACGGTGTCGGCATTGGATTCGATTGTTCATAGCCGTAACGACACGAGCACAGACGGTTCATCTGCGGGAGTGCAGTTGAGCACCGCCCAGCAAGAGTCTGTTAAGCGCGAAGTCAATAACGCACTGGATACGTTGGAGAAAGCCGGCATTATCAATAGCGCCGAGGCCAAACAAGCGAAAGAGTCAATGGTTGGCGTGTCATGGGATTCTGATCGACTCATTAAAGGGGCCTCGCAGATACTGCGGGGAATGGCAAAAATGGCTTCTGGCGCAGGCGAAGCGACCGTAGGGGCAGTGGCAGGTGCCGTGCAGGGCGCTGCTGTGCCACAACCGGGCCTGACATCAGGCAGTGCGTCTCCAGCGGTCGCGGGAGGCGGGGGGGGGCAGTCACTGGTCCAGCGTGCGGCAGGGGCAGTGACAGGTGCATTGGGTGGTGCCAAGAGCATGATGGCAGGCGGTGTGGATATGGCAGAGGGGTTGGCGACCCTATTTCCGAAGGTGTCATTTAATCTGAAAGGTACATCCACTAACTCGGTCGGGCAACAAGGAGATCATACCCAGCAGACCAGTAACAGCGACCGCCTCGTATCCGGGGGAGGATCGCAAGAAATGGCAGCCGTCACAAAATCGTTTGGTAATATCTTGCAAACCGTGACTGCTGCCGCAATCCAGCAGGGGCACACCGATGCAAGCCAGCTTGCTAAAGCATCACAATCCAGCGATGAAGCCTCGGCGGGTTTTGAACAGCAACAGCGGCATGAGCAGGCGGCGGCGCAGCATTATGCTGTGGCAATGTCTTTTGGCTTTACAAGCCAAGCGGAAGCCACCGCAACATACAACCAGGCTTATCAAAACTATATGAGACAGGGCGGTGCGCCTGGGATCGTGAATCAGGTGGGCAATGACATCGTGGCGGGACGAGGTGTGGCCGCGCAGACCGCAAAACAGACTGCTGGTGCGCCTGATGTCCAGGGGGCGGGTTCAACCGCCAGCGCGGTTACTGGAGAGACTGCTCATGTCGAACCAGGCGTAGGCCAGTCCCGATTAAGGCTTGATGCGATGGGTGATGTCGTCGAACAGGTTCAGGTGCTGCAAGAGGATATCAATGGTCGAAGAGTAGCAAATGCCGATGATTATGCAAAAATTGCAGAGAGCGTTGGCGATGCTTCGAATGAGCAGTTGATCCAAATTGGTGACAGGCTGAATAGAGACAGTGATTTTATTAAGTGGAGGCAAGAAAAGTTCGGTGAGCAGATGTATCAGGGAAGTAAGAGTCTCTGGACAGGGCGTCCAGACATATCCATGATTCAGGAGTATTACAAGGACAAGGCTAAAGCAGCCGGATCAACACAATAG